A genomic region of Papaver somniferum cultivar HN1 chromosome 7, ASM357369v1, whole genome shotgun sequence contains the following coding sequences:
- the LOC113292740 gene encoding pentatricopeptide repeat-containing protein At4g01400, mitochondrial-like, whose translation MMIFNRSQLSLNPYKTLMFLAVTLNPIFQITSHNYSSSKNSQNKISKIKPLIYSPAQVQKLMASESDPLLAKNIFDLASRQPNFCHSYSSFRTLICKLGGSRHFSLMQNLIKRLKSDRYPVTPDFFGDIIQIYGDAKLPGQALKTFYTMLESDCKPRPEHFNQLLQVLVAHQNYLRTALDLFRTVDRFGMSLNTKSYSILMRAFCFNGDISIAYNLFNEMFKRDVLPDAESYRIVMQGLCRKGQVNKAVDLLEDMLNKGFVPDALSYTSLLNSLCRKKKLKEAYKLLCRMKVKGCNPDIVHYNTIILGFCREKKAVDACKIFDDMESSGCVPNLVSYRTLVNGLCNHGMHDEATNFMYEMISKGFSPHVSVFNSLIKGFCNVGKIEEACQVLQEMLIHREAPHREIWAAIVPRVCNNDEMMRTEDTLRRILKEEVTHDTHVIDVRHGQEEYLIRRIQAKAWKI comes from the coding sequence ATGATGATCTTTAACCGCTCCCAACTATCTCTCAATCCCTACAAAACCCTGATGTTTTTAGCTGTGACCCTAAACCCCATATTCCAAATCACATCTCATAATTATTCATCTtctaaaaattcccaaaacaaaatatcaaaaattAAACCCCTCATTTATTCACCAGCTCAAGTACAAAAACTCATGGCATCTGAATCGGATCCTCTTCTCGCTAAAAATATCTTCGATTTAGCTTCTCGTCAACCTAATTTCTGCCATTCATACTCTTCATTTCGTACCTTAATTTGTAAACTTGGCGGTTCCCGCCATTTCTCTCTTATGCAAAATCTCATCAAGCGACTCAAATCCGATCGTTACCCTGTAACCCCTGATTTTTTCGGAGATATTATTCAAATTTACGGTGATGCAAAATTACCGGGTCAAGCCCTAAAAACATTCTATACAATGCTTGAATCTGATTGTAAACCGCGTCCAGAACACTTTAATCAACTTCTTCAAGTTCTTGTTGCCCATCAAAATTATCTTCGAACTGCATTAGATCTATTTAGGACTGTTGATCGATTTGGTATGTCTTTAAATACAAAATCTTACAGTATTTTAATGCGTGCCTTTTGTTTTAATGGTGATATAAGTATTGCGTATAACTTGTTCAATGAAATGTTTAAGAGAGATGTTCTTCCGGATGCCGAGTCTTATCGAATTGTGATGCAAGGGTTGTGTAGGAAAGGTCAAGTGAACAAAGCAGTCGACTTATTAGAAGATATGTTGAATAAAGGGTTTGTGCCGGATGCGTTAAGTTATACGTCTTTGTTGAATAGTTTGTGcaggaagaagaagttgaaagAAGCTTATAAACTTCTCTGTAGGATGAAAGTGAAAGGCTGTAATCCCGATATTGTTCATTATAATACTATAATATTAGGGTTTTGTAGAGAAAAGAAAGCAGTTGATGCTTGTAAAATTTTTGATGATATGGAATCTAGTGGGTGTGTACCTAATTTGGTTTCGTATAGGACGTTGGTTAATGGGTTATGTAATCATGGGATGCATGATGAAGCAACGAATTTTATGTATGAAATGATTTCAAAAGGTTTTTCTCCGCATGTTTCTGTTTTTAACTCTTTGATCAAGGGTTTCTGCAATGTGGGTAAGATAGAGGAAGCTTGTCAAGTGCTTCAGGAAATGCTCATACACAGGGAAGCTCCACACAGGGAGATTTGGGCTGCAATTGTGCCGAGGGTTTGCAACAATGATGAGATGATGAGAACAGAGGATACTTTAAGGAGGATTCTTAAGGAAGAGGTAACACATGACACTCATGTAATAGATGTACGACATGGACAAGAGGAGTACTTGATTAGGAGAATACAAGCGAAAGCATGGAAGATTTAA
- the LOC113297647 gene encoding ribosome-binding factor PSRP1, chloroplastic-like, with the protein MATAFSPTLSHPNFYPPCLYPACKATSVSTFSSHHSNFINPNSTHLFSSSSLQIKSTPNKNNNKSSVVQMSWAGPLSSVKLILQGKNLDISDQVKTYVEEKVGKAVQKHSHIVREVDIRLSLRGGEIGKGPKLRRCEVTLFTKKHGVVRAEEDAESLYGSIDLVSSIIQRKLRKIKEKDTDHGRHMKGFNRLNVRDQGLQVAVEDVEPEPQDEKEDAFAVDEIVRTKYFEMPPLTVAEALEQLELVAHDFYAFRNEATGEINIIYKRKDRGYGLIIPKGDAKAEEHDTVIVDRVAAKVKG; encoded by the exons ATGGCAACTGCATTCTCTCCTACTCTCTCACATCCAAATTTCTACCCTCCGTGTCTTTATCCTGCTTGTAAAGCTACTTCAGTTTCTACCTTCTCATCTCATCATTCTAATTTCATAAACCCTAACTCTACTCATCTGTTCTCCTCCTCCTCACTTCAAATCAAATCTACACCAAACAAGAATAACAATAAATCATCTGTTGTTCAAATGTCTTGGGCTGGTCCTCTTTCTTCTGTCAAATTAATCCTTCAAGGCAAAAACCTAGAT ATATCAGACCAAGTTAAGACTTATGTTGAAGAAAAGGTTGGTAAAGCTGTTCAGAAACATAGTCATATTGTTAGAGAAGTTGACATTAGGCTGTCCCTTCGAGGTGGAGAGATTGGGAAAGGTCCTAAACTTAGGAGATGTGAG GTGACATTGTTTACCAAGAAGCATGGTGTGGTTAGAGCTGAGGAGGATGCAGAGTCTCTTTATGGAAGTATTGATCTGGTTTCGTCGATTATACAAAGGAAATTAAGGAAGATAAAGGAGAAAGATACAGATCACGGGCGACACATGAAGGGATTCAATAGGTTAAACGTAAGGGATCAGGGTTTGCAAGTTGCGGTGGAGGATGTGGAGCCAGAACCTCAAGATGAAAAGGAAGATGCATTTGCCGTTGATGAG ATTGTTCGTACAAAATACTTCGAAATGCCTCCGCTGACAGTGGCTGAAGCGTTGGAGCAGTTGGAGCTTGTAGCTCATGATTTCTATGCATTCCGCAATGAAGCAACAG GTGAGATAAACATTATATATAAGAGAAAAGATCGAGGTTATGGGTTGATTATTCCCAAAGGTGATGCAAAGGCTGAGGAGCATGATACCGTCATAGTAGACCGTGTTGCTGCCAAAGTGAAGGGCTGA